In Fusobacterium massiliense, a single window of DNA contains:
- the hisR gene encoding histidine racemase, with protein sequence MEKKVQVLDFIKINPAGNVTILIDNFDILDKNIPKISEEIMKETNLYAEQVGFIKDNHLQMMGGEFCGNASRAFASLLAFRDKDFSKKKNYSITCSGETKKIDIDVREGETKNKFLARIKMPKFKSIEEINLEGYKLGLVRFSGISHFIFNIEDSREIDFKKIIDLVKEYLTDQDYSAFGIMFFNDKKLFMKPYVYVKEVESGVYENSCASGTTAVGYYLKKYKKMDRARINQPNGWLEYSIENDEIYIDGPVEIIAEGKVYLK encoded by the coding sequence ATGGAAAAAAAAGTGCAAGTTTTAGATTTTATTAAGATTAATCCTGCTGGAAATGTTACAATACTTATTGATAATTTTGATATTTTGGACAAAAACATTCCAAAAATATCAGAAGAAATCATGAAAGAAACAAATCTTTATGCTGAACAAGTAGGATTTATAAAGGATAATCATCTTCAAATGATGGGGGGAGAATTTTGTGGAAATGCAAGTAGAGCTTTTGCAAGTCTTCTGGCTTTTAGAGATAAAGATTTTTCTAAAAAGAAAAATTATAGTATAACTTGTTCTGGTGAAACAAAAAAAATAGATATAGATGTAAGAGAAGGAGAAACTAAAAATAAGTTTTTAGCTAGGATAAAGATGCCTAAATTTAAAAGTATTGAAGAAATTAATTTAGAGGGCTATAAATTAGGACTTGTTAGATTTTCTGGAATAAGTCATTTTATTTTTAATATAGAAGATAGTAGAGAAATAGATTTTAAAAAAATTATAGATCTAGTTAAAGAGTATTTAACTGATCAAGATTATTCAGCTTTTGGTATAATGTTTTTTAATGATAAAAAATTATTTATGAAACCTTATGTATATGTGAAAGAAGTAGAGAGCGGAGTATATGAAAATAGTTGTGCTTCTGGGACAACTGCAGTTGGTTATTATTTAAAAAAATATAAAAAAATGGATCGAGCTAGAATTAATCAACCTAATGGGTGGTTAGAGTATAGTATTGAAAATGATGAAATTTATATAGATGGACCAGTTGAAATAATAGCAGAAGGAAAGGTGTACTTAAAGTAG
- a CDS encoding 23S rRNA (pseudouridine(1915)-N(3))-methyltransferase RlmH, whose protein sequence is MNINIICVGKIKDKYINDGIAEFQKRMTAFSNLQIIEVKEFTKEGNIQLSIEKESEEILKKISKQNTYTILLDLKGKEIDSKGMSDYIEKLKNTGISTINFIIGGSDGVSQNLKDSVDMKLKFSHFTFPHQLMRLILMEQIYRWFSISNNIKYHK, encoded by the coding sequence TTGAATATAAATATTATTTGTGTTGGTAAAATAAAAGACAAGTATATAAACGATGGAATAGCTGAATTTCAAAAAAGAATGACAGCCTTTTCCAATCTTCAAATAATTGAAGTTAAAGAGTTTACAAAAGAAGGAAATATTCAACTATCAATAGAAAAAGAAAGTGAGGAGATATTGAAAAAAATCTCCAAACAAAATACTTATACAATTTTACTGGACTTAAAAGGAAAAGAAATTGATTCAAAAGGAATGTCAGACTATATAGAAAAATTAAAAAATACGGGGATTAGTACTATAAACTTTATTATTGGTGGTTCTGACGGAGTTAGTCAAAATTTAAAAGATTCAGTGGATATGAAATTGAAATTTTCACACTTTACATTTCCACATCAATTAATGAGACTCATACTTATGGAACAAATATATAGATGGTTTTCTATTTCTAATAATATAAAGTATCATAAATAA
- a CDS encoding N-acetylmuramoyl-L-alanine amidase family protein, which produces MIRKIIIIATFLMTSLFSYSAKLKDVKFTDGLFSINFASNDNETLVSADEDSRLIYVEIQNIDDKSFKLFTESLKEDMKNSNLFEEVMIEKDKNSVSITLQLATKVAYTMDSNNKKIELALQKALKNKHLIILDPGHGGKDPGAMRGNIREKDIVLSVGKNLRDRLAKDFNVIMTRDSDFFVVLSERPKIGNKNKAALFVSIHANASENTSANGVEVFYFSKKSSPYAERIANFENSIGEKYGESSDKIVQISGELAYKKNQENSIRLAKKIASSIATGVNLKNGGVHGANFAVLRGFNGTGVLIELGFVSNQYDSSILTDSNYQEIIADEIASSIREYLTR; this is translated from the coding sequence ATGATAAGAAAAATAATAATTATAGCGACATTTTTGATGACTTCTTTATTTTCTTACTCAGCTAAATTAAAAGATGTAAAATTTACAGATGGACTTTTTTCAATAAATTTTGCATCAAACGATAATGAAACTTTAGTTAGTGCAGATGAAGATTCAAGACTAATATATGTTGAAATTCAAAATATAGATGACAAGTCTTTTAAATTATTTACAGAATCATTAAAAGAAGATATGAAAAATTCTAATTTGTTTGAAGAAGTAATGATTGAAAAAGATAAGAATTCGGTATCTATTACTCTACAATTAGCTACTAAAGTTGCTTATACTATGGATTCTAATAATAAAAAAATAGAACTAGCCTTGCAAAAAGCATTAAAAAATAAGCATTTAATAATTTTAGATCCGGGACATGGTGGAAAAGATCCAGGAGCAATGAGAGGAAATATAAGAGAAAAAGATATTGTTCTTTCTGTTGGTAAAAATCTTAGAGATAGACTTGCTAAGGATTTTAATGTAATTATGACAAGAGATTCTGATTTTTTTGTTGTTCTTAGTGAAAGACCAAAAATAGGAAATAAAAATAAAGCAGCCTTATTTGTAAGTATTCATGCAAATGCTTCAGAAAATACTAGTGCTAATGGAGTAGAAGTCTTCTATTTTTCAAAAAAATCATCTCCATATGCTGAAAGAATTGCTAATTTTGAAAATAGTATAGGTGAAAAATACGGAGAAAGTAGTGATAAAATAGTTCAAATTTCAGGTGAGTTAGCTTATAAGAAAAATCAAGAAAATTCTATAAGATTAGCAAAAAAAATAGCTTCTAGTATTGCAACTGGAGTAAATTTAAAAAATGGTGGAGTTCATGGTGCAAATTTTGCTGTTTTAAGAGGATTTAATGGAACTGGGGTATTAATAGAATTAGGTTTTGTGAGTAATCAATATGATTCATCTATTTTAACAGACTCTAATTATCAAGAAATAATAGCAGATGAAATAGCTAGTTCAATAAGAGAATATTTAACGAGGTGA
- a CDS encoding tetratricopeptide repeat protein, with amino-acid sequence MKSIKKILIFCSALFLGACTNLDFGLNKQSTGPVKEIKTLNDSPYGDENNSKKIENQKVEKEEVVKKQDFSSISKKTTNESINEYLGEIKTNLKTEVQSVQDEIKNNYIVYMGETLVIPLQNENSLKVTSVPRNAISKASISNKKINFRSIYKGNYVITTYLNNELARKISILVESKYNFSENEIYDIIIKNSKENNKNLENSITLYKMLYPTGKYYKDVNYLLLKYGYENKNDMVINEAFVAIRNNFTSFTDNEKIYILKLAKTLEKDIVIPSSMYNTTNHELKKALDNYIGNKTEPTLEDLKEQAVEATVELKTKLKDSMSNLVGELGSNSKKDGFFEKIIKNVSSDPKQEINNLKKALSTEKSGDKKSEIYYNIASLYAKQGNKVEATKYLKLLKQEFPDSKWIKKVETLIK; translated from the coding sequence ATGAAGTCAATAAAAAAAATATTAATCTTTTGTTCGGCATTATTTTTAGGAGCTTGTACAAATTTAGATTTTGGTCTAAATAAACAAAGCACAGGTCCTGTTAAAGAAATAAAAACTTTAAATGATAGTCCATACGGAGATGAAAATAATAGTAAAAAAATAGAAAATCAAAAAGTAGAAAAAGAAGAAGTTGTAAAGAAACAAGATTTCAGTTCAATAAGTAAGAAAACTACAAATGAAAGTATAAATGAATACTTAGGTGAAATAAAAACAAATTTAAAAACTGAAGTACAATCAGTCCAAGATGAAATTAAAAATAATTATATAGTTTATATGGGAGAGACATTAGTTATCCCACTTCAAAATGAAAATAGTTTGAAGGTAACTTCAGTACCTAGAAATGCAATAAGTAAAGCTAGCATTTCCAATAAAAAAATTAATTTTAGAAGTATATATAAAGGAAATTATGTAATAACAACTTATCTAAATAATGAATTAGCTAGAAAAATTAGTATTTTAGTTGAATCAAAATATAATTTTTCTGAAAATGAAATTTATGATATAATAATCAAAAATTCTAAAGAAAATAATAAAAATTTAGAAAATTCAATAACTTTATATAAAATGTTATACCCAACAGGGAAATATTATAAAGATGTAAATTATCTTTTATTAAAATATGGTTATGAAAATAAAAATGATATGGTGATTAATGAAGCTTTTGTAGCAATCAGAAATAATTTTACTTCTTTTACTGATAATGAAAAAATTTATATTTTAAAGCTTGCAAAAACTTTAGAAAAGGACATAGTAATTCCTTCATCAATGTATAATACAACAAATCATGAGTTAAAAAAAGCATTGGATAATTACATTGGTAATAAGACAGAGCCAACTTTAGAGGATTTAAAAGAACAAGCTGTTGAGGCAACAGTAGAATTAAAAACCAAATTAAAAGATAGTATGAGTAATTTAGTTGGGGAACTTGGAAGTAATTCAAAAAAAGACGGTTTTTTTGAAAAAATAATAAAGAATGTATCATCTGATCCTAAGCAAGAAATAAATAATTTAAAAAAGGCATTGTCAACAGAAAAATCAGGAGACAAAAAGTCAGAAATATATTATAATATAGCAAGTTTATATGCAAAACAAGGGAATAAAGTTGAAGCGACTAAGTATTTAAAATTGTTAAAACAAGAATTTCCGGATAGTAAATGGATAAAAAAAGTTGAAACACTTATAAAATAA
- a CDS encoding TrkH family potassium uptake protein, with translation MNTKIISYVISNLFRILMFLFLFPLAISIYYKEGLRISISYIIPIIILCIFSYFLAQEPPEEQSFFSKEGFFIVSLSWLLISIFGALPFIISGSIPNIIEAIFESVSGFTTTGATILPEVEHLSKSILFWRSFTHIVGGMGVLVLVLAILPKGNNQSLHIIRAEVPGPVVGKMVAKMSYNSRILYIIYIAMIIIMIILYVLGGMSLYDACIHAFGTAGTGGFSSKNASIAFYNSAYIDYVTAFGMLAFGLNFNLFYLLILGNIKQVFKSEEAKYYFSFIIISTLLICLNISNMYDSVSQLIRDVFFTVSSIITSTGYTTANFNSWPTFSKTILLFLMFVGGCAGSTAGGFKVSRVIIIFKQVIREFKKVGHPNKVLNMKLEGKTIDKEMINGVNSYFVLYFSVFIILLLLVSLDSSTFLTAFSSVLSIFNNIGPGLDDTAANFSVYSNFTKFVLSLGMLLGRLEIIPLLILFSPSIYKKID, from the coding sequence ATGAATACAAAAATAATATCTTACGTTATATCTAATTTATTTAGAATTTTAATGTTCTTATTCCTTTTCCCCTTAGCTATAAGCATATACTATAAGGAAGGTTTAAGGATATCTATTTCTTATATAATACCAATTATAATACTGTGTATTTTTAGTTATTTTTTAGCTCAAGAGCCTCCAGAAGAGCAAAGTTTCTTTTCAAAAGAAGGATTTTTTATTGTTTCTTTATCATGGTTACTTATTTCAATATTTGGTGCTCTTCCTTTCATTATTAGTGGAAGTATCCCAAATATAATTGAAGCTATTTTTGAAAGTGTTAGTGGTTTCACAACAACAGGAGCTACAATATTACCGGAAGTAGAACATTTAAGTAAATCCATACTTTTTTGGAGAAGTTTTACTCATATTGTTGGAGGAATGGGAGTTTTAGTTTTAGTTTTAGCTATTCTTCCTAAAGGAAATAACCAGTCTCTTCATATTATAAGAGCCGAAGTTCCAGGACCAGTTGTTGGTAAGATGGTTGCTAAAATGAGTTACAATTCTAGAATTTTATATATAATTTATATTGCTATGATTATAATAATGATAATTCTTTATGTTTTGGGGGGAATGTCACTATATGATGCCTGTATCCATGCCTTTGGTACTGCTGGAACAGGTGGATTTAGTTCAAAAAATGCCAGTATAGCTTTTTATAATAGTGCTTATATTGATTATGTAACAGCTTTTGGTATGTTAGCTTTTGGATTAAACTTTAACTTATTTTATCTTTTAATTTTAGGAAATATAAAACAAGTTTTTAAAAGTGAAGAAGCTAAATATTATTTTTCTTTTATAATTATATCTACATTATTAATATGTTTAAATATATCAAATATGTATGACTCTGTCTCTCAATTAATAAGAGATGTATTTTTTACTGTATCATCAATTATTACATCTACAGGATATACAACGGCTAATTTTAATTCTTGGCCAACTTTTTCAAAAACTATACTTCTATTTCTAATGTTTGTTGGAGGTTGTGCTGGTTCTACAGCTGGTGGATTTAAAGTTTCAAGAGTTATTATTATTTTTAAACAAGTAATTCGTGAATTTAAAAAAGTAGGACATCCCAACAAAGTATTAAATATGAAACTAGAAGGAAAAACTATTGATAAAGAAATGATAAATGGAGTTAATTCGTATTTTGTTCTATACTTTTCTGTTTTTATAATTTTGTTATTACTTGTTTCATTGGATTCTTCTACATTTTTAACAGCTTTCTCTTCTGTACTATCTATATTTAACAATATAGGACCTGGATTAGATGATACAGCTGCAAACTTTTCAGTATATAGTAATTTTACAAAATTTGTTTTATCTTTAGGAATGTTATTAGGAAGATTAGAAATAATTCCACTTTTAATATTATTCTCTCCTAGTATTTATAAAAAAATTGATTAA
- the mutL gene encoding DNA mismatch repair endonuclease MutL gives MGRIRILDESVSNAIAAGEVVENPTSMIKELLENSLDAGAKDIKLEVWNGGLDLSLSDSGHGMQKEDLLLSIERHATSKIFTKDDLFNIKTYGFRGEALSSISAVSKMIISSRTKEMENGVQMNVLGGKVTNLKDVQKNIGTQIEIKDLFYNTPARKKFLRKESTEYVHIKDIFLKEALANYNTKFELNIDGKTSIKTSGNGIENTILEIFGKNHLKNLSKFSLGFLGNANLYKSNKDSIFVFINGRSVKSQIIETAIIDAYHTKLMKGKYPTAIVFIEVDPTEIDVNVHPSKKIVKFANQSAIYDLVKGEIDKYFIDDENFISPHIEVEDTEQERETYHNNFNQKVEELKEKNNLNLLNIEDFKEEISKENNVYKKVDQLSVIDREEMIKPSILVEEGINNKFKEYSLNEKYFDDKKNTEPTNFNTEKLEVSEEKKVYDFNKKEIRIGKVFDDFSELKNIDFKVIGQIFDTFILVERKGMFEIYDQHIIHERVLYEKLKQEYYNKSIPKQSLLVPLRFELDPREKQLALENTEIFSSFGFDIDDFDKNEILVRATPIMDLRDSYENIIKEILNNLSKNKDVDIRENIIVSMSCKGAIKANHKLKMEEMYSMVAKLHEVGEYTCPHGRPIIVKMSLTDLEKMFKRKL, from the coding sequence ATGGGACGTATTAGAATTTTAGATGAAAGTGTTTCTAATGCAATAGCAGCCGGAGAAGTTGTAGAAAATCCTACTAGTATGATTAAGGAACTATTAGAAAATTCACTAGATGCAGGGGCAAAAGATATAAAACTTGAGGTTTGGAATGGTGGTTTAGATTTATCTCTTAGTGATAGTGGACATGGTATGCAAAAAGAAGATTTACTTCTTTCAATAGAAAGACATGCAACTAGTAAAATTTTTACAAAAGATGATTTATTTAATATAAAAACTTATGGATTTAGAGGAGAAGCCTTATCTTCTATAAGTGCTGTTTCAAAAATGATAATATCTTCAAGAACAAAAGAAATGGAAAATGGAGTCCAAATGAATGTTCTTGGTGGAAAAGTAACAAATCTTAAAGATGTACAAAAAAATATTGGAACTCAAATAGAAATAAAAGATTTGTTTTATAATACACCTGCAAGAAAAAAATTTTTAAGAAAAGAAAGCACAGAATATGTGCATATAAAAGATATATTTTTAAAAGAGGCTTTAGCTAATTATAATACTAAATTTGAGTTAAATATTGATGGGAAAACTAGTATAAAAACTAGTGGAAATGGAATAGAAAATACAATCCTAGAAATTTTTGGAAAAAATCATTTGAAAAATTTATCAAAGTTTTCTTTAGGATTTTTAGGAAATGCAAATTTATATAAATCAAATAAGGACTCTATTTTTGTATTTATAAATGGTCGTTCTGTAAAATCTCAAATAATAGAGACTGCAATAATTGATGCTTATCATACAAAATTAATGAAAGGAAAGTATCCCACAGCCATAGTCTTTATAGAAGTCGATCCTACAGAGATTGATGTAAATGTTCACCCATCAAAAAAAATAGTAAAATTTGCTAATCAATCTGCTATTTATGATCTAGTAAAAGGAGAAATAGATAAATATTTTATCGATGATGAAAACTTTATATCTCCACATATAGAAGTTGAAGATACAGAACAAGAAAGAGAGACATACCATAATAATTTCAACCAAAAAGTTGAAGAATTAAAAGAGAAAAATAATTTAAATCTTTTGAATATTGAAGATTTTAAAGAGGAAATAAGTAAAGAAAATAATGTCTATAAAAAAGTAGATCAATTATCTGTCATAGATAGAGAAGAAATGATAAAACCTAGTATATTGGTTGAAGAAGGAATTAATAATAAATTTAAAGAATATAGCTTAAATGAAAAATATTTTGATGATAAAAAAAATACAGAACCTACAAATTTTAATACAGAAAAGTTAGAAGTTAGTGAAGAAAAAAAAGTTTATGATTTTAATAAAAAAGAGATTAGGATAGGAAAAGTTTTTGATGACTTTTCAGAATTAAAAAATATAGATTTTAAAGTTATAGGACAAATTTTTGATACATTCATACTTGTTGAAAGAAAAGGAATGTTTGAAATTTATGATCAGCATATAATACACGAAAGAGTTTTGTATGAAAAATTAAAACAGGAATATTACAATAAATCTATTCCAAAACAAAGTTTATTGGTTCCATTAAGATTTGAATTAGATCCCAGAGAAAAACAGTTAGCTTTAGAAAACACAGAAATTTTTTCTAGTTTTGGGTTTGATATAGACGACTTTGATAAAAATGAAATTTTGGTTAGAGCTACTCCTATTATGGATTTGAGAGATAGTTATGAAAATATTATAAAAGAAATTTTGAATAATCTTTCAAAAAATAAAGATGTAGATATTAGAGAAAATATAATAGTATCAATGTCTTGTAAAGGAGCAATAAAAGCTAATCATAAATTAAAAATGGAAGAGATGTATAGTATGGTGGCAAAGTTACATGAGGTTGGAGAATATACATGCCCACATGGAAGACCTATAATAGTTAAAATGTCTTTGACAGACTTAGAAAAAATGTTTAAAAGAAAACTTTAG
- the yajC gene encoding preprotein translocase subunit YajC, whose product MQELFAKYGSTGIIVVVWVAIFYFLILRPNKKKQKQQQELFNSLKEGTEIVTIGGIKGTIAFVGEEYVEVRVDKGVKMTFRKSAIATVLNN is encoded by the coding sequence ATGCAAGAATTATTTGCTAAATATGGAAGTACAGGAATAATAGTAGTTGTTTGGGTAGCAATATTTTATTTTTTAATACTTAGACCTAATAAGAAAAAACAAAAACAACAACAAGAACTTTTTAATTCTTTAAAAGAAGGTACAGAAATTGTTACTATAGGAGGAATAAAAGGAACTATTGCATTTGTTGGGGAAGAGTATGTTGAAGTAAGAGTTGATAAGGGTGTTAAAATGACATTCAGAAAGTCAGCTATCGCAACTGTATTAAACAACTAA
- the pssA gene encoding CDP-diacylglycerol--serine O-phosphatidyltransferase has protein sequence MVKKKYIAPNLITAGNMFLGYLSITESIKGNFNTAILFILLAMVCDGLDGKTARTLDAFSEFGKEFDSFSDAISFGLAPSMLIYSILSSKVPSSPFIVPVSFLYALCGVMRLVKFNIINIASSEKGDFSGMPIPNAAAMVVSYVMICNVVYEKFLINLFDIKVFIGISVISASLMVSTIPFKTPDKTFSFIPKKVALGLILALLITMYWTLDYSVFIISYLYVLLNIISYFNKRFLSNENDTSVDEFIEIEIDDEEKGE, from the coding sequence ATGGTAAAGAAAAAATATATAGCTCCTAATTTAATAACAGCCGGTAATATGTTTTTAGGTTATCTAAGTATAACTGAATCAATAAAAGGAAATTTTAATACAGCAATTTTATTTATATTACTTGCAATGGTCTGTGATGGTTTAGATGGTAAAACAGCAAGAACACTAGATGCTTTTAGTGAATTTGGAAAAGAATTTGATTCATTTAGCGATGCTATTTCATTCGGATTAGCTCCATCTATGTTAATATATTCAATTTTATCATCGAAAGTTCCCTCAAGTCCATTTATAGTCCCAGTTTCATTTTTGTATGCTTTATGTGGTGTTATGAGACTTGTTAAATTTAATATAATTAATATTGCATCAAGTGAAAAAGGTGACTTTAGTGGTATGCCAATTCCTAATGCAGCAGCTATGGTTGTTTCATATGTTATGATTTGTAATGTAGTTTATGAAAAATTTTTAATAAATTTATTTGATATTAAAGTTTTCATAGGTATTTCAGTTATATCTGCAAGTTTAATGGTAAGTACTATACCTTTTAAAACTCCAGATAAAACTTTTTCATTTATTCCTAAAAAAGTTGCTTTAGGACTTATTTTAGCTCTTTTAATCACTATGTACTGGACTTTAGATTACAGTGTATTTATAATTTCATATTTATATGTTTTATTAAATATAATTTCATACTTTAATAAAAGATTTTTAAGCAACGAAAATGATACTTCTGTTGATGAATTTATAGAAATTGAAATTGATGATGAAGAAAAAGGAGAGTAA
- a CDS encoding glycosyltransferase family 9 protein, producing the protein MFSQNDNINILVVRFKRIGDAILSLPLCHSLKLTFPNSKVDFVLYEDVAPLFENHPYIDNVITIKKDEQKNIFKYFKKVYNVTRKKYDIVIDIMSTPKSELFCAFSTKSTFRIGRYKKKRGFFYNYKMKETESLNKIDKFLNQLLPPFEKNGFKVIKDYSFEFKSSEEEKKKYNNLLIEAGVDLSKPVVAFSIFSRVAHKIYPIEKMKKLVEHLIAKYDAQIIFFYSPDQKNDIQSIHKEMGNNKNIFSCIETTTIKDLVPLLENCDYYIGNEGGARHLAQGVGISTFAIFNPSADKKEWLPFPDKKNTGISPYDMIKIKNTSEEDFIKMTAEEQFNLIDVDTIIKMADELFENNKKK; encoded by the coding sequence ATGTTTTCACAAAATGATAATATAAATATCTTAGTTGTAAGATTTAAAAGAATAGGAGATGCTATATTAAGTCTACCTTTATGTCATTCTTTAAAATTAACTTTTCCAAATTCAAAAGTGGATTTTGTTTTATATGAAGATGTAGCTCCTCTTTTTGAAAATCATCCATATATAGATAATGTGATTACAATAAAAAAAGATGAACAAAAAAATATTTTTAAATATTTCAAAAAAGTCTATAATGTTACAAGAAAAAAATATGATATTGTAATAGATATTATGTCTACTCCAAAAAGTGAACTTTTTTGTGCTTTTTCAACTAAAAGTACATTTAGAATTGGTAGATATAAGAAAAAAAGAGGTTTCTTTTATAATTATAAAATGAAAGAAACAGAATCTTTAAATAAAATTGATAAATTTTTAAATCAATTACTTCCTCCATTTGAGAAAAATGGATTTAAAGTTATCAAAGATTACAGCTTTGAATTTAAATCAAGTGAGGAAGAAAAAAAGAAATACAATAATCTTTTAATTGAAGCTGGTGTTGATTTATCAAAACCAGTTGTTGCTTTCTCAATTTTTTCAAGAGTTGCTCACAAAATATACCCTATAGAAAAAATGAAAAAATTAGTTGAACACTTAATTGCAAAATATGATGCCCAAATTATATTTTTCTATTCTCCTGACCAAAAAAATGATATACAAAGTATTCATAAAGAGATGGGAAATAATAAAAACATTTTCTCTTGTATTGAAACTACTACAATTAAAGATTTAGTTCCACTATTAGAGAACTGTGACTACTATATAGGAAACGAAGGAGGAGCTAGACATCTAGCTCAAGGTGTAGGTATTTCTACTTTTGCAATATTTAATCCTAGTGCAGATAAAAAAGAATGGTTACCTTTCCCTGATAAAAAAAATACTGGTATTTCTCCTTATGATATGATTAAAATAAAAAATACATCAGAAGAAGATTTTATTAAAATGACAGCTGAAGAACAATTTAATTTAATAGATGTTGATACTATTATAAAAATGGCTGATGAACTATTTGAAAATAATAAAAAGAAATAA